A DNA window from Micromonospora inyonensis contains the following coding sequences:
- a CDS encoding SpoIIE family protein phosphatase translates to MPGTVGHVPASPAPIPRAASVGTAALVLGHPWSGTPLGPIERWDPAVRAVVDLVLASPVPMALTLGRELRLLYNDGYAELVGVAHPAIGRPAAEVFAGIWSLPGVGDLVERTFQEGTSALEKESILPILRHGTGRVEQAVFIRGCSPVRDSGGKVVGVLTVAAETTQVTEQLQSLSELAAALSGTLTLDDVARVALRYALDSFDADLVSFGVDDGGGWRIVRRIRGELLDEADERLPPLWRRAPDDSPLPLVVTARSGVPSFTTDGQPLAAAAVDRHDQKIRALAALPLRTPVLHGGLSVGYQRGHPWSAAERALLAASAELVAQAAERARRFETQHGTAQLLQRSMLPEHLPDLPRLRIAARYDPGVDGNAAGGDFYDAFVLPDGRLGVVLGDVAGHDVQAAARMGQVRAALRALALADPRPDAVLAGLDRLVASLGAEAGTYELFVTVVFGVIDAGRERLTLASAGHPAPLLRRCPSPDDEPTAEYLDVPTGAPLGLGCRPGTATVRFSPGDTLLLFSDGVVERRRQSLSVGLTGLAEAIAGAASGDPRALCAVATAAVPDGTEDDVAVLAVEHALMPSRSASMEVPAEPTAPSRVRHWMTAQLSDWQVPESIVGAAVLCTSELTTNALLHAGTAARVEIDLSPERLLVSVADSGTRGSVTKAQTDTLSSRGRGLGLIEQLSDAWGTDPTVRGSTVWFEILIPPAG, encoded by the coding sequence ATGCCAGGCACGGTCGGGCACGTTCCCGCTTCACCCGCCCCGATCCCGCGGGCCGCCAGCGTCGGCACGGCGGCGCTCGTCCTCGGCCATCCGTGGTCCGGCACGCCACTCGGGCCGATCGAGCGGTGGGACCCGGCGGTCCGGGCCGTCGTCGATCTGGTCCTCGCCTCGCCGGTGCCGATGGCGCTGACCCTGGGCAGGGAGCTCCGGCTGCTCTACAACGACGGGTACGCCGAACTGGTCGGCGTGGCCCATCCGGCGATCGGCCGGCCGGCGGCCGAGGTCTTCGCCGGGATCTGGTCCCTACCCGGAGTCGGTGACCTGGTCGAACGCACCTTCCAGGAGGGCACGTCCGCGCTGGAGAAGGAGTCGATCCTGCCGATCCTGCGGCACGGCACCGGCCGGGTCGAGCAGGCGGTCTTTATCCGGGGCTGCTCCCCGGTACGCGACAGCGGCGGGAAGGTGGTCGGCGTACTGACGGTGGCGGCCGAGACCACCCAGGTGACCGAGCAGTTGCAGAGTCTCAGCGAGCTGGCCGCCGCGCTCTCCGGCACCCTCACCCTGGACGACGTGGCCCGGGTGGCGCTGCGGTACGCCCTCGACTCGTTCGACGCCGACCTGGTGTCCTTCGGGGTGGACGACGGCGGTGGTTGGCGCATCGTCCGCCGGATCCGGGGCGAGCTGCTCGACGAGGCCGACGAGCGGCTGCCCCCGCTCTGGCGGCGCGCGCCGGACGACTCGCCGCTGCCGCTGGTGGTGACCGCCCGCAGCGGGGTGCCGTCGTTCACCACGGACGGCCAGCCGCTCGCGGCGGCGGCGGTGGACCGGCACGACCAGAAGATCCGCGCCTTGGCCGCGCTGCCGCTGCGGACGCCGGTGCTGCACGGCGGGCTCAGCGTCGGGTACCAGCGGGGGCACCCCTGGTCGGCTGCGGAGCGGGCACTGCTGGCCGCCTCCGCCGAGCTGGTCGCGCAGGCGGCCGAGCGCGCCCGCCGGTTCGAGACCCAGCACGGCACCGCCCAGTTGCTGCAACGCAGCATGCTCCCGGAGCACCTGCCGGACCTGCCCCGGTTGCGCATCGCCGCCCGGTACGACCCGGGTGTGGACGGCAACGCGGCCGGGGGCGACTTCTACGACGCCTTCGTCCTGCCCGACGGCAGGCTGGGCGTCGTGCTCGGCGACGTTGCCGGCCACGACGTGCAGGCGGCGGCCCGGATGGGGCAGGTCCGGGCGGCGCTGCGTGCCCTGGCGCTTGCCGACCCACGCCCGGACGCCGTCTTGGCCGGGCTGGACCGGCTGGTCGCCAGCCTGGGTGCCGAGGCCGGCACGTACGAACTCTTCGTGACCGTCGTCTTCGGGGTGATCGACGCCGGACGGGAGCGGCTCACCCTGGCCAGCGCCGGGCACCCCGCGCCGCTGCTGCGCCGGTGCCCCTCCCCGGACGACGAGCCCACGGCCGAGTACCTCGACGTGCCGACCGGCGCCCCGCTGGGGCTGGGCTGCCGCCCCGGCACCGCCACGGTCCGGTTCTCACCCGGCGACACCCTGCTGCTGTTCAGCGACGGCGTGGTCGAACGCCGCCGGCAGAGCCTCTCGGTGGGGCTCACCGGGCTGGCCGAGGCGATCGCCGGTGCGGCCAGTGGCGACCCCCGGGCGCTCTGCGCGGTCGCGACCGCCGCGGTGCCCGACGGGACCGAGGACGACGTGGCGGTCCTCGCGGTGGAGCACGCGCTGATGCCGAGCCGGTCGGCCAGCATGGAGGTCCCCGCCGAACCGACCGCGCCGAGCCGGGTACGGCACTGGATGACCGCGCAGCTCTCCGACTGGCAGGTGCCCGAGTCGATCGTCGGGGCCGCCGTCCTGTGCACCAGCGAACTGACCACCAACGCCCTGTTGCACGCCGGCACCGCCGCCCGGGTCGAGATCGACCTCAGCCCCGAGCGCCTGCTGGTGTCGGTCGCCGACTCCGGGACCCGGGGCAGCGTGACGAAGGCGCAAACCGACACGTTGAGCAGCCGGGGCCGCGGACTGGGGCTGATCGAGCAGCTCAGCGACGCGTGGGGGACGGATCCGACGGTACGCGGCTCCACGGTCTGGTTCGAGATCCTCATCCCGCCGGCGGGCTGA
- a CDS encoding HAD family hydrolase, with translation MAAARSDGVLFDVDGTLVDTTYLHTVAWWEAFRQLDHAVPMALIHRSIGMGSDRLLDHLLGPERDRAADDRLRDAHDSLFLEYAERLTPLPHAADLLRACAERGLRVVLATSAAEHEVRALRAALDADDVIDTVTSSADARRSKPAPDILVAALEQSGLAAERVVFVGDSVWDVAAAGRLGIPCIGLTCGGTGRAELAGAGAVEVYDDPGALLAHLAESPVLSRGHDTDANMNVKA, from the coding sequence ATGGCCGCCGCGCGTTCCGACGGTGTCCTGTTCGACGTCGACGGCACCCTGGTCGACACCACGTACCTGCACACCGTGGCGTGGTGGGAGGCGTTCCGCCAGCTCGACCACGCGGTGCCGATGGCGTTGATCCACCGGTCCATCGGCATGGGGTCGGACCGTCTCCTCGACCACCTGCTCGGGCCGGAACGCGACCGGGCCGCCGACGACCGGCTCCGCGACGCCCACGACAGCCTCTTCCTCGAGTACGCGGAGCGGCTGACGCCGCTGCCGCACGCCGCCGACCTGCTGCGGGCCTGCGCCGAGCGGGGGCTGCGGGTGGTGCTCGCCACCTCCGCGGCCGAGCACGAGGTACGAGCGTTGCGGGCCGCGCTCGACGCCGACGACGTCATCGACACCGTGACCTCGTCGGCGGACGCGCGGCGGAGCAAGCCCGCGCCCGACATCCTGGTCGCCGCGCTGGAGCAGTCCGGCCTCGCCGCCGAGCGGGTGGTCTTCGTCGGTGACTCGGTCTGGGACGTCGCCGCCGCCGGCCGCCTGGGCATTCCCTGCATCGGGCTGACCTGTGGTGGCACCGGTCGCGCCGAACTCGCCGGGGCCGGTGCGGTCGAGGTCTACGACGACCCGGGGGCACTCCTGGCGCACCTGGCGGAGTCCCCGGTGCTGAGCCGCGGGCACGACACCGACGCGAACATGAACGTGAAGGCATAG
- a CDS encoding cation:proton antiporter, with translation MEPVDVAFAVLGIGALLAGILPRMVERRPLSMPIAFLGLGMVIFLLPTGLPVPDPLVHRDVATHLTEVGVIVALMGAGLKIDRPLSWRRWSSTWRLIAIAMPLCIAAVALLGWWWAGLVPATALLLGAALAPTDPVLAADVQVGEPTDVEDSEDEVRFALTSEAGLNDGLAFPFVYAAIAIASTSLAPADWLAEWITVDLLWKVGAGVAGGLLVGWLLGKLFFRAPSELRLARHAEGFLALAATFLAYGLVEVIGGYGFLAVFVAARAIRAAERTHQFHSVLHDFAEQVERLLTVLLLLLFGGAVVGGLLAPLTWQAALVGLALVFVVRPLTGWLSLRGAPGRPAEHWVIACFGIRGVGSFYYLAYATTKADFPQADLVWATAGLVVIVSVVVHGVAATPVMQVLDRAGERTGDPEQAEPALT, from the coding sequence TTGGAGCCGGTGGACGTCGCTTTCGCGGTACTCGGGATCGGAGCGTTGCTGGCCGGGATCCTTCCCCGGATGGTGGAGCGGCGTCCCCTCTCCATGCCGATCGCCTTTCTCGGCCTCGGAATGGTGATCTTCCTGTTGCCCACCGGGCTGCCGGTCCCGGACCCGCTGGTCCACCGGGACGTCGCCACCCACCTCACCGAGGTCGGCGTGATCGTCGCCCTGATGGGCGCCGGCCTCAAGATCGACCGCCCGTTGAGCTGGCGGCGCTGGTCGTCCACCTGGCGGCTGATCGCCATCGCGATGCCGCTGTGCATCGCGGCCGTGGCACTGCTCGGCTGGTGGTGGGCCGGGCTCGTGCCGGCGACCGCGCTGCTGCTCGGGGCGGCGCTCGCCCCCACCGACCCGGTTCTCGCCGCCGACGTGCAGGTGGGCGAGCCGACCGACGTGGAGGACTCCGAGGACGAGGTCCGCTTCGCCCTCACCTCCGAGGCGGGCCTGAACGACGGGCTGGCCTTCCCCTTCGTCTACGCGGCCATCGCCATCGCCTCCACCAGCCTCGCCCCGGCCGACTGGCTGGCCGAATGGATCACCGTCGACCTGCTCTGGAAGGTCGGCGCCGGGGTGGCCGGCGGGCTGCTGGTCGGCTGGCTGCTCGGCAAGCTGTTCTTCCGCGCGCCGAGCGAGCTGCGGCTGGCCCGGCACGCCGAGGGCTTCCTCGCGCTGGCCGCGACCTTCCTGGCGTACGGGCTGGTCGAGGTGATCGGCGGGTACGGTTTCCTCGCCGTCTTCGTGGCCGCCCGGGCGATCCGGGCGGCGGAGCGGACCCACCAGTTCCACTCCGTGCTGCACGACTTCGCCGAGCAGGTCGAGCGGCTGCTCACCGTCCTGCTGCTCCTGCTCTTCGGCGGGGCGGTGGTGGGCGGCCTGCTGGCCCCGCTCACCTGGCAGGCCGCCCTGGTCGGCCTGGCCCTGGTCTTCGTGGTCCGGCCGCTCACCGGCTGGCTGTCGCTACGCGGCGCGCCCGGACGCCCCGCCGAACACTGGGTGATCGCCTGTTTCGGCATCCGGGGCGTCGGCTCGTTCTACTACCTGGCGTACGCCACCACGAAGGCGGACTTCCCACAGGCCGACCTGGTCTGGGCCACCGCCGGTCTGGTGGTGATCGTCTCGGTGGTGGTACACGGTGTCGCGGCCACCCCGGTCATGCAGGTGCTCGACCGGGCCGGTGAGCGTACCGGCGATCCCGAGCAGGCCGAGCCCGCCCTCACCTGA
- a CDS encoding NAD(P)/FAD-dependent oxidoreductase, giving the protein MVVVGAGIAGVACARELAAAGVPVQIRERARVAGGRMASKRFDGRPADIGAAYFTVSDPDFARVVEGWRAAGLAREWTDTFLAYGADGRHVVPGPMRWAAPRGLRSLVTDLATGLPVTVDRLVLGVEPGPRVDGTGCEAVVLAMPGPQAALLLDPTLADATRAVQAQQWTSTLTAVLRFPRRRWSDFAGAFVNDHPVLTLLCDDGDRRGDGEPVLVAHTTAEFAGRHLLQPTAAAPAVEQAVRDLLALPEPADHVHVHRWTYAKPAAGLFEAYHLDDDGVGLAGDAFGPPRVQTAWLSGRELGWALVRRLTTRPPDRPAAAPHRAGVGCGAVVVGGCRGPFLTKKR; this is encoded by the coding sequence GTGGTCGTGGTCGGGGCCGGCATCGCCGGCGTGGCGTGCGCGCGGGAACTGGCGGCTGCGGGCGTGCCGGTGCAGATCCGGGAACGGGCCCGGGTGGCCGGCGGCCGGATGGCCAGCAAACGCTTCGACGGTCGCCCTGCCGACATCGGCGCCGCCTACTTCACCGTCAGCGACCCGGACTTCGCCCGCGTCGTCGAGGGCTGGCGCGCCGCCGGCCTGGCCCGGGAATGGACCGACACCTTTCTCGCGTACGGGGCGGACGGCCGGCACGTGGTGCCCGGACCGATGCGCTGGGCCGCGCCGCGCGGGCTGCGTTCCCTGGTGACCGACCTGGCGACCGGACTGCCGGTGACGGTCGACCGGCTGGTGCTCGGCGTGGAGCCGGGGCCGCGCGTCGACGGCACCGGGTGCGAGGCGGTGGTGCTCGCCATGCCGGGCCCGCAGGCGGCGCTCCTGCTCGACCCGACGCTGGCCGACGCCACCCGGGCGGTGCAGGCCCAGCAGTGGACCTCCACGCTCACCGCGGTGCTGCGCTTCCCGCGCCGTCGGTGGTCCGACTTCGCCGGGGCGTTCGTCAACGACCACCCCGTGCTGACCCTGCTCTGCGACGACGGCGACCGGCGCGGGGACGGCGAACCCGTGCTGGTCGCCCACACCACCGCCGAGTTTGCCGGGCGGCACCTGCTCCAACCGACCGCCGCCGCACCCGCCGTCGAGCAGGCGGTGCGGGACCTGCTCGCCCTTCCCGAACCGGCCGACCACGTGCATGTGCACCGCTGGACGTACGCGAAGCCGGCGGCCGGGTTGTTTGAGGCGTACCACCTGGACGACGACGGCGTGGGGCTGGCCGGGGACGCCTTCGGCCCGCCCCGGGTGCAGACCGCCTGGCTCTCCGGGCGGGAACTGGGGTGGGCGCTGGTCCGCAGACTGACCACCCGACCACCTGACCGCCCCGCCGCCGCCCCGCATCGCGCAGGCGTCGGGTGCGGCGCTGTGGTGGTTGGTGGTTGCAGGGGACCCTTCCTCACCAAAAAGCGGTAG
- a CDS encoding DUF3072 domain-containing protein has translation MTDRDSTHANPRGAIKDPDEWVTGDEPPTAAQESYLATLSREAGAEVPDGLTKAEAARRIDELQEETGRGQ, from the coding sequence ATGACGGACCGTGACAGCACCCACGCCAACCCCCGTGGGGCGATCAAGGACCCGGACGAGTGGGTCACCGGCGACGAGCCACCGACGGCGGCCCAGGAGTCGTACCTGGCCACGCTCTCCCGGGAGGCCGGCGCGGAGGTCCCGGACGGGCTGACCAAGGCGGAGGCGGCCCGGCGTATCGACGAGTTGCAGGAGGAGACCGGCCGGGGTCAGTGA
- a CDS encoding metallophosphoesterase family protein, which yields MRVLVTADTHVPKRARDLPGQLWAAIDTADVVLHAGDWVDVALLDAVESRARRLVAVYGNNDGPALRARLPEVARVELAGLRVAVVHETGPRTGREARCAARFPDADLLVFGHSHIPWDTVAPTGLRLLNPGSPTDRRAQPYATYVTARVTAGRLDRVELHRLPPRRPGGR from the coding sequence ATGCGGGTGCTGGTCACGGCGGACACCCATGTGCCGAAGCGGGCCCGGGACCTGCCCGGACAACTCTGGGCGGCGATCGACACCGCGGACGTGGTGCTGCACGCCGGTGACTGGGTGGACGTCGCGCTGCTCGACGCGGTCGAGTCCCGGGCCCGCCGTCTGGTCGCCGTGTACGGCAACAACGACGGACCGGCGCTGCGGGCCCGGCTGCCCGAGGTGGCCCGGGTCGAACTGGCCGGGCTCCGGGTGGCGGTGGTGCACGAGACCGGTCCCCGTACCGGCCGGGAGGCCCGGTGCGCCGCCCGGTTCCCCGATGCCGACCTGCTGGTCTTCGGGCACTCGCACATCCCGTGGGACACCGTCGCGCCGACCGGGCTGCGGCTGCTCAACCCCGGTTCGCCGACCGACCGGCGGGCCCAGCCGTACGCCACGTACGTGACCGCCCGGGTGACGGCGGGGCGGCTCGACCGGGTCGAGCTGCACCGCCTGCCGCCCCGGCGTCCGGGTGGTCGCTGA